In Cryptomeria japonica chromosome 10, Sugi_1.0, whole genome shotgun sequence, a genomic segment contains:
- the LOC131072266 gene encoding uncharacterized protein LOC131072266, with protein sequence MDMEEASALARNVTKGRWFVLFICFLIISLAGGTYIFGIYSEVIKTVLGYDQETVTTLGFFKDLGGNVGIMAGLINEIAPPWVVLGIGALMNITGYLLIWLSVTQRIAKPKPWQMYLYICIGANSHTFANTGAIVTCVKNFPESRGSVLGILKGFLGLSGAIFTQIFHAMNGHDERGLILLLGILPSAVSLLVMFIVKPTKAVTEKNEVKRFYCFLYIALALAGFLMLMIVVQNKVKNFPQSGYQAVAVLVMLFLLSNLAVVVKAEMDNMKLQRFSNGTPRSPPPDYRKVNQKQAELVDMVSNSKENHEQPKSLKSHLVKAFKGPERGNDFTILQAFVSMDMIILFSAATCGIGATLTAIDNMGQIGRSLGYTPVNISTFVSLISIWNFLGRVVAGFMSEFLLLKYKFPRPLMLTIALLISCIGHIFIAFALPGSLYVASIAIGFSFGAQWPVLLAIISELFGLKYYATLYNFGAAASPVGSYLLSVKVAGALYDREARKQLLLQAPNSSHNILTCMGHECFRLSFIIMTFVSLFGALISAILVVRTRKFYRSDIYSKFRVEPSQWQEKVLEEH encoded by the coding sequence ATGGATATGGAGGAGGCATCTGCTCTGGCCAGAAATGTGACCAAAGGAAGATGGTTTGTATTGTTCATATGTTTTCTGATCATCTCTCTTGCAGGAGGAACATATATATTTGGTATATACTCAGAAGTAATAAAAACAGTCCTGGGTTATGATCAGGAAACAGTGACAACTTTGGGATTCTTTAAAGATCTTGGAGGCAATGTTGGAATAATGGCTGGTCTAATCAATGAGATAGCTCCACCATGGGTGGTTCTGGGCATAGGAGCACTCATGAACATCACTGGGTACTTGTTGATATGGCTCTCTGTGACCCAAAGGATTGCCAAGCCTAAGCCATGGCAGATGTATTTATATATCTGCATAGGAGCTAATTCTCACACTTTTGCCAACACTGGAGCTATAGTTACTTGTGTGAAGAATTTCCCAGAGAGCAGAGGAAGTGTGCTTGGAATTCTTAAGGGTTTCTTAGGGTTAAGTGGAGCCATCTTCACTCAAATCTTCCATGCCATGAATGGTCATGATGAAAGAGGCCTAATCTTGCTTCTGGGTATCCTGCCCTCTGCTGTATCTCTGCTTGTAATGTTTATAGTCAAACCCACCAAAGCTGTCACAGAGAAGAATGAAGTCAAGCGCTTTTACTGCTTTCTGTATATTGCTCTGGCCCTAGCTGGGTTTCTGATGCTTATGATTGTGGTGCAGAACAAGGTGAAGAATTTCCCACAGTCGGGATACCAAGCTGTTGCAGTTCTAGTCATGCTATTTCTCTTGTCAAATCTTGCTGTTGTTGTTAAAGCAGAGATGGACAATATGAAGCTGCAGAGGTTTTCCAATGGAACCCCACGTTCCCCTCCTCCAGATTACAGAAAAGTCAATCAAAAACAGGCTGAGCTTGTGGACATGGTGAGCAATAGCAAGGAAAACCATGAACAACCCAAATCTCTGAAATCCCACCTTGTAAAAGCATTCAAGGGCCCAGAAAGGGGAAATGACTTCACCATTCTACAGGCATTTGTAAGCATGGATATGATAATCCTGTTCTCAGCTGCAACTTGTGGGATTGGAGCAACATTGACAGCGATTGACAACATGGGTCAGATTGGGAGATCACTAGGATATACCCCTGTCAACATCAGCACATTTGTTTCACTCATCAGCATCTGGAATTTTCTGGGCAGAGTGGTTGCTGGATTCATGTCAGAATTCCTCTTGCTGAAATACAAGTTTCCCAGGCCTCTCATGCTCACAATTGCACTACTCATAAGCTGTATTGGGCATATTTTCATAGCTTTTGCTCTGCCTGGTTCTCTGTATGTTGCATCCATAGCCATAGGGTTCTCTTTTGGAGCTCAGTGGCCCGTTCTGCTTGCTATCATCTCTGAGCTCTTTGGTCTTAAGTACTATGCTACTCTTTATAACTTTGGAGCTGCTGCAAGCCCAGTTGGGTCCTATCTTCTGTCTGTGAAGGTGGCTGGAGCTCTCTATGACAGAGAAGCCAGAAAGCAATTGCTGTTGCAGGCACCCAATTCATCTCACAACATATTGACTTGCATGGGGCATGAGTGCTTTAGGCTTAGTTTTATCATTATGACTTTTGTATCCTTATTCGGGGCTCTGATTTCAGCCATTCTTGTTGTCAGGACAAGGAAGTTTTACAGAAGTGACATTTATTCTAAGTTTCGAGTTGAACCTTCACAGTGGCAAGAAAAAGTCTTGGAAGAGCACTGA